From the genome of Leguminivora glycinivorella isolate SPB_JAAS2020 chromosome Z, LegGlyc_1.1, whole genome shotgun sequence, one region includes:
- the LOC125241526 gene encoding coatomer subunit gamma, producing MSSFRRDKKEEEEGAGNLFQNLDKTTLIQEARYFNSTPVNPRKCILILSKIIYLLNQGEKLTTQEATDMFFATTKLFQSKDVVLRRLVYLCIKELSSMAQDVIIVTSSLTKDMTGKEDLYRAAAIRALCSITDSTMLQAIERYMKQAIVDKNPAVSSAALVSALHLSGTVPDLVRRWVNEAQEAISSNNVMVSYHALAVVAGARRNDRLSTVKLVTKLSHSHLTSPYALSLLIRQAAKLAEEDQTDNTEQHLEFIESCLRHPSEIVVYEAAHALVNLRQSPRDLAQAVSVLQSFCGSSKAALRLAGARTLAKLTAKHPTAVTTCALDLENLITDPNRSVATLAVTTLLATGAESSIDRLMKQISSFMSEISDEFKIVVVRAIRQLCSKYPRKHQSLAAFLAGMLRDEGGVQYKTAIADAIIALVEENPDAKETGLAHLCEFIEDCEHVSLAVRILHVLGREGPKARQPSRYIRYIYNRVILESGPVRAAAVSAVARFGAARSELLPNVRVLLARCQLDDDDEVRDRAIYYSAILDSDDRQLIDEFITNVPVPNVVLLERALRDHLATMPGEPFNIDSVPTEEEPQKVTESPVEIEPRKLITVSREEQYADQLKVIPGVEVFGPLFKTSEAVDLTEPETEYRVRCVKHVYARHLVLQFECLNTLSDQILENVHIRLEPAPGYKILVEVACEQLPYDKQGNVFCILEFPLSPIETLGTFGATLEFVVRDCDPTTGLPDSGEGYADTYPLEEVEIGCADQFRTKAASDEWEASWERASSAAEACDTFELPQRNVAEAALAVCTHLGLPKAAVVGGSDAMKEIRGGGLWREGTPALIRARLVAAQGTVTMQLAVRSPRDDIATLMLIAVG from the exons ATGAGTTCTTTCCGTCGAGATAAGAAAGAGGAGGAAGAAGGAGCCGGGAATCTATTTCAAAACTTGGACAAAACTACGCTCATTCAAGAGGCCAGATATTTTAACTCAACGCCAGTTAACCCAAGAAAATGCATTTTGATCTTGTCCAAAATTATATATTTGCTGAATCAAGGCGAGAAACTAACCACTCAAGAAGCAACGGACATGTTCTTCGCAACAACTAAACTCTTCCAATCCAAGGATGTGGTGCTCCGCCGGCTAGTATATCTATGCATCAAAGAACTTAGTTCCATGGCGCAAGACGTAATTATAGTGACATCATCACTTACCAAGGATATGACGGGCAAAGAAGACTTGTACCGGGCAGCTGCAATCAGAGCCCTGTGCAGTATAACAGACAGTACAATGCTGCAAGCCATTGAGCGCTACATGAAGCAAGCCATAGTAGATAAGAATCCAGCAGTGAGTTCTGCGGCGCTTGTGTCAGCTTTACACTTGTCTGGGACCGTCCCAGACCTTGTTCGCAGATGGGTCAACGAAGCTCAG GAGGCAATATCATCTAACAACGTAATGGTGTCCTACCATGCCCTGGCAGTTGTTGCGGGTGCTCGTCGCAACGATCGCTTGTCTACCGTGAAGCTGGTCACGAAACTGTCCCACTCCCATCTTACTTCGCCATATGCACTGTCTCTTTTGATTCGCCAAGCCGCTAAACTCGCAGAAGAAGATCAAACTGACAATACTGAACAACATTTGGAATTTATCGAATCATGTTTACGTCATCCTTCTGAAATAGTAGTGTATGAAGCTGCTCATGCGCTTGTGAATCTGAGGCAGTCTCCCAGAGACCTCGCGCAGGCTGTATCTGTACTGCAAAGCTTCTGTGGCTCCTCGAAGGCTGCACTACGGCTGGCCGGCGCTCGGACGTTGGCTAAACTTACAGCCAAACATCCTACTGCTGTTACCACCTGTGCACTTGATTTAGAAAATTTGATAACAGACCCCAATCGATCCGTCGCCACCTTGGCCGTTACGACTCTCCTTGCCACGGGCGCCGAGAGCTCTATTGACCGCCTGATGAAACAAATTTCGAGCTTCATGTCTGAAATATCTGATGAGTTCAAGATCGTAGTGGTTCGCGCAATTCGCCAATTATGTTCAAAATACCCACGAAAACATCAATCCCTAGCAGCCTTTCTGGCAGGAATGCTTCGTGATGAAGGTGGGGTTCAATATAAGACAGCTATAGCTGATGCGATCATTGCGCTAGTTGAGGAAAATCCTGATGCTAAAGAAACTGGTTTGGCGCACTTGTGTGAATTTATTGAGGACTGTGAACACGTCTCTTTGGCCGTTCGCATATTGCATGTATTAGGACGTGAAGGCCCAAAGGCTAGGCAACCATCCAGGTACATCAGATATATTTATAACCGTGTGATTTTGGAGTCGGGACCGGTGCGCGCCGCGGCAGTTTCTGCCGTCGCGAGGTTCGGGGCGGCACGCTCAGAATTACTTCCTAATGTAAGAGTACTTCTAGCTCGTTGTCAATTAGACGATGACGATGAAGTACGCGACCGAGCAATATATTACAGCGCCATATTGGACTCTGATGACCGTCAGCTTATTGATGAATTCATAACAAATGTACCGGTACCAAACGTAGTGCTTTTGGAAAGAGCACTGCGTGACCATCTAGCCACTATGCCTGGAGAGCCATTTAATATTGATTCTGTACCTACTGAAGAAGAACCTCAGAAAGTTACGGAATCCCCTGTAGAAATAGAACCTCGCAAACTTATCACGGTTTCTCGAGAAGAGCAGTATGCTGACCAGTTAAAGGTGATACCTGGCGTAGAAGTATTTGGGCCATTGTTTAAGACATCCGAGGCAGTCGATTTAACTGAGCCCGAGACAGAGTACAGGGTCAGATGTGTCAAACACGTTTACGCTCGCCACTTGGTACTTCAGTTCGAATGCCTTAACACACTCAGTGACCAGATTTTAGAGAACGTGCATATACGCCTAGAGCCTGCACCCGGTTACAAAATTCTTGTAGAAGTCGCCTGCGAACAGCTTCCTTATGACAAACAGGGAAACGTATTCTGTATTTTGGAGTTTCCACTAAGCCCTATCGAGACGCTTGGTACGTTTGGAGCTACTCTCGAGTTCGTAGTGCGCGATTGTGACCCCACAACCGGACTGCCGGATTCTGGAGAAGGGTATGCAGATACATATCCTCTAGAAGAGGTGGAGATTGGGTGTGCGGATCAGTTCAGAACCAAAGCGGCATCCGACGAGTGGGAAGCGTCGTGGGAGAGGGCGTCGAGCGCTGCGGAAGCCTGCGACACATTTGAGTTGCCTCAGCGAAACGTGGCCGAAGCTGCACTGGCCGTGTGTACTCATTTAGGTTTACCTAAAGCGGCTGTAGTTGGAGGATCAGACGCCATGAAAGAAATCCGAGGCGGTGGGTTGTGGAGGGAGGGCACCCCGGCGCTAATAAGGGCCCGCCTGGTCGCCGCCCAAGGCACCGTCACTATGCAGCTGGCTGTGCGCTCCCCGCGAGACGATATCGCCACTCTTATGTTAATCGCTGTGGGATAA